A region from the Desulfomarina profundi genome encodes:
- a CDS encoding flavodoxin family protein, whose product MKSLIIYSSKTGNTRKLAEAVCDFLPGETIVKPAMDNPSQEGYDLVVICFWLQGGKPDPNSAKVLEKSTGKIFLLATHGAAADSVHAAGAMAAARELAGSADVVGEFNCQGEVNPDFLKKAAAKKPQPPWVQDAADAVGHPDANDIAELKKVLLEAVSSIS is encoded by the coding sequence ATGAAATCATTGATTATTTATTCAAGTAAAACAGGAAATACAAGAAAACTTGCCGAAGCAGTCTGTGATTTCCTGCCAGGCGAAACAATTGTGAAACCGGCAATGGATAACCCGAGCCAGGAAGGATATGATCTTGTTGTCATCTGCTTCTGGCTGCAGGGAGGTAAACCGGACCCGAATTCAGCTAAAGTCCTGGAAAAGTCCACTGGTAAAATTTTTCTACTGGCTACCCATGGGGCCGCGGCAGATTCGGTGCATGCCGCTGGCGCTATGGCTGCTGCAAGAGAGTTGGCCGGCAGTGCTGACGTTGTTGGGGAATTTAACTGCCAGGGAGAGGTGAATCCTGATTTTCTGAAGAAAGCGGCGGCAAAAAAACCACAACCTCCCTGGGTTCAGGATGCGGCAGATGCTGTAGGACACCCAGATGCAAATGATATTGCCGAGCTGAAAAAGGTTCTTCTGGAAGCTGTGTCATCAATATCATAG
- a CDS encoding DUF1638 domain-containing protein, with product MESVTFEDIAIVSCGTMSLELNFLQDEGFLNAAEIIYTTPGLHQDILELERQLVSRIAKAREKHDKVIIVYGGKFCYVNVDEPTRLMETIIDEQGSGIGRIGATHCMDMLVSEQDRQKIAAEVAGGEPVWWMTPGWVKYRSKVFKGWDKAVANENFPRHTGGAIVLDGTGYMDKMMAENPEEFLDYGDWMGIPLIPYTITLDRFKTLLADEAVKLAG from the coding sequence ATGGAGTCAGTAACTTTTGAAGATATTGCAATCGTTTCCTGTGGGACGATGAGCCTGGAACTGAATTTTCTCCAGGATGAAGGGTTTTTGAATGCTGCCGAGATAATCTATACTACCCCCGGCCTTCATCAGGATATTCTTGAACTCGAACGGCAGCTTGTTAGCAGGATCGCAAAAGCAAGGGAAAAGCATGATAAAGTCATAATCGTATATGGTGGTAAATTCTGCTATGTCAATGTGGATGAACCAACACGGTTGATGGAAACCATTATCGACGAACAGGGCAGTGGGATTGGTAGAATTGGGGCCACACATTGTATGGATATGCTTGTCAGTGAACAAGATCGGCAAAAGATTGCAGCGGAGGTTGCCGGGGGAGAGCCGGTCTGGTGGATGACGCCCGGCTGGGTGAAATACCGCTCGAAAGTATTCAAAGGCTGGGACAAGGCTGTGGCCAATGAGAATTTTCCCCGGCACACGGGTGGGGCCATTGTCCTTGACGGGACAGGATACATGGATAAAATGATGGCGGAAAATCCGGAAGAGTTTCTTGACTATGGTGACTGGATGGGAATTCCACTCATTCCCTATACCATTACTCTTGACCGTTTTAAAACGCTTCTCGCGGATGAGGCGGTGAAACTGGCCGGTTGA
- a CDS encoding sigma-54 interaction domain-containing protein, protein MNKKTHEIWNRRFVNQIIDSMADGVFTMDSRGIISSWNASMEKISGYPAEEALGRTCEILRCSRCFGKNCPADVKTCRILELQHSEAKECLLQHKDGHDVSVIKNASVVKDEQGKILGIVETVTDLTELNLARKRAEEAALRLGEIHRLDNIIAKSRVMRDVFSAIEAAAASDATVLIHGESGTGKELVAGAIHYNSTRKTHPLVTVNCSALSETLLESELFGHIKGAYTGAVSDRVGRFEEAEGGTVFLDEIGELSPFIQVKLLRVLQEREIERVGESRKRKINIRIVAATHQDLYARVREGHFREDLYYRLKVFPILLPPLRERKEDIPLLISHFIKEFNRKTGKQIMDISRRAMRIFMNYNWPGNIRELENSIEHAFVLCKNDRIEPEDLPIELLETINNSRKTTPGRFFQTEKEKLTKDSLLKLLDDCNWNKAEVARRVGRSRTAIWKYMKKWDIPLQRP, encoded by the coding sequence ATGAACAAAAAAACACATGAAATATGGAATCGCAGGTTTGTCAATCAGATTATCGACTCCATGGCTGATGGTGTATTTACCATGGACAGTCGGGGTATTATTTCCTCCTGGAACGCTTCCATGGAGAAAATCAGCGGATACCCGGCCGAAGAGGCCCTGGGCAGAACCTGTGAAATCCTGCGGTGCAGCCGCTGTTTTGGGAAAAACTGCCCTGCGGACGTAAAAACCTGTAGAATCCTTGAGCTGCAACATTCTGAGGCCAAAGAATGTCTGCTGCAGCACAAAGACGGCCATGATGTTTCCGTGATCAAAAATGCAAGCGTCGTAAAAGATGAACAGGGAAAAATTCTTGGTATCGTTGAAACAGTGACGGATCTCACTGAACTGAACCTGGCCAGAAAACGTGCCGAAGAAGCGGCTCTGCGCCTTGGGGAGATTCACCGCCTGGATAATATCATTGCAAAAAGCCGGGTGATGCGTGACGTTTTCTCTGCCATTGAAGCAGCGGCAGCCAGTGATGCTACCGTCCTTATCCATGGTGAAAGCGGTACAGGCAAAGAACTGGTTGCGGGGGCCATTCACTACAACAGCACACGAAAAACACACCCTCTTGTAACTGTCAACTGTTCTGCTCTTTCAGAAACTCTGCTTGAAAGTGAACTTTTCGGCCACATCAAGGGAGCGTACACCGGAGCAGTCAGTGACCGGGTTGGACGTTTTGAAGAGGCTGAAGGCGGAACAGTCTTTCTCGACGAAATTGGAGAATTAAGCCCTTTTATACAGGTCAAACTGCTGCGTGTACTTCAGGAACGGGAAATAGAACGTGTTGGAGAATCCAGGAAGAGAAAAATCAATATCCGTATCGTTGCAGCCACTCACCAGGACCTCTATGCAAGAGTGAGGGAAGGTCATTTCCGGGAAGATCTCTACTACAGGCTCAAAGTTTTTCCCATCCTGCTTCCTCCTCTCAGGGAACGCAAGGAGGACATCCCCCTGTTGATCAGTCATTTTATCAAGGAATTCAACCGCAAAACCGGGAAACAGATCATGGACATTTCCCGCCGGGCCATGCGAATTTTTATGAATTACAACTGGCCGGGGAATATCAGGGAACTTGAAAACAGTATAGAACACGCCTTTGTTCTCTGTAAAAACGATAGAATCGAACCGGAGGACCTGCCCATCGAACTCCTCGAAACCATAAATAATTCACGGAAAACAACCCCTGGCAGGTTTTTTCAAACAGAGAAAGAAAAACTTACAAAGGACAGCTTGCTGAAATTACTTGATGACTGCAACTGGAATAAGGCAGAAGTGGCACGCAGGGTGGGACGCAGCAGAACCGCAATCTGGAAATATATGAAAAAATGGGATATTCCCCTGCAACGTCCCTGA
- a CDS encoding thioredoxin family protein — protein MTQLVEINSLQEFEKVIEKGLRLVLFTASWSRPCREQCRNVRKIKKDLLGLMPVILVDVEKFPSIASDVVIQTIPTSVVYQDSEEILRLVGLQQEKVLRSIIKKIRKIK, from the coding sequence ATGACACAGTTGGTTGAAATTAACTCACTGCAGGAATTTGAAAAGGTAATAGAAAAAGGTCTTCGGCTGGTACTGTTTACTGCATCCTGGTCACGACCCTGCCGGGAGCAGTGCAGGAATGTACGGAAAATAAAAAAAGATCTTTTGGGATTGATGCCGGTTATCCTGGTGGACGTGGAAAAATTTCCGTCTATTGCCTCGGACGTCGTTATTCAGACTATACCGACAAGTGTAGTTTATCAGGACAGTGAAGAGATCCTTCGGTTGGTTGGACTGCAACAGGAGAAGGTTCTCCGTTCTATTATAAAAAAAATCAGGAAAATAAAATAG
- a CDS encoding HD-GYP domain-containing protein, whose protein sequence is MLSYKCMTLILIAFGAVIMSVNLLKCRSIIQTSRECLGRSDFRLIFFSCSHQGLLVLFLVGYGLVFFAIFNDISLTGSLLIGVIFFFGAVFAAVGLFQQSEMLSSIQLQNRELAKQNQQLEQTEATTIFALAYQAELRDLETGQHIERTSKYVKLLVDKLSKHPEYSDYLTLQYRQDLVKAAPLHDIGKVGVPDAILKKKGRLTDDEFTIMKKHCEYGARVLKIADEKLGFESFLKLAVQIVLTHHEKWDGSGYPRGLKGEEIPLSGRIMAVADVYDALRSERCYKDAYSHAEACEILSQEKGKHFDPLLIEVFFECEKEFEIVSCLVG, encoded by the coding sequence ATGCTGTCATATAAATGCATGACACTGATACTCATTGCTTTTGGTGCGGTAATAATGTCGGTGAATCTGTTGAAATGCCGCTCCATTATCCAGACTTCCAGAGAGTGCCTGGGCAGGTCCGATTTTCGATTGATCTTTTTTTCCTGTTCTCATCAGGGGTTACTTGTTCTCTTTCTGGTGGGATACGGTCTTGTCTTTTTTGCCATCTTCAATGATATTTCACTTACAGGCAGTTTACTGATTGGAGTAATCTTTTTCTTTGGTGCGGTTTTTGCCGCGGTAGGACTTTTTCAGCAGTCGGAAATGCTTTCTTCAATTCAATTGCAGAACAGGGAACTGGCAAAACAGAATCAACAGCTGGAGCAGACAGAGGCAACAACAATTTTTGCGTTGGCTTACCAGGCTGAATTGCGTGATCTGGAAACAGGGCAACATATTGAGAGGACATCGAAGTATGTAAAACTTCTTGTGGATAAACTTTCGAAACATCCTGAGTACAGTGATTATCTTACTCTTCAATACAGACAGGATCTGGTCAAAGCTGCTCCGTTGCATGATATTGGCAAGGTTGGGGTTCCGGATGCGATTTTGAAGAAAAAGGGTCGGTTGACGGACGATGAATTCACAATCATGAAAAAACATTGTGAATATGGAGCCCGGGTCCTGAAAATTGCCGATGAAAAGCTCGGGTTTGAATCCTTTTTGAAACTGGCTGTTCAGATTGTTTTGACACATCATGAAAAATGGGATGGATCAGGGTATCCAAGGGGGTTGAAAGGAGAGGAAATACCACTTTCCGGACGAATAATGGCTGTAGCCGATGTCTATGACGCCCTCAGAAGTGAACGATGCTATAAAGATGCGTATTCCCATGCAGAGGCGTGTGAAATTCTCAGTCAGGAAAAAGGAAAACACTTTGATCCATTGCTGATTGAGGTATTTTTTGAATGCGAAAAAGAGTTCGAAATAGTTTCCTGTTTGGTCGGATAG
- a CDS encoding substrate-binding periplasmic protein — protein MKKDSKYFFMMFFGLILLAFVFQSGVIAAGQKRPFKWMDDEDYNPFIYKTVDGKPAGFYKDLMVEVFRRMDVPLQCEVYPWKRAQKYVEEGIGDGMVTTLTKTRTKLFIATEPLFINSERVFTRKDNPRIREIMAVDSIEGLKPFKIVETIGSGWAEEHFKDLNIEWAPTYTSALNMLANGRVDAYILGYYPGMADIVERINNKVHYSEKLKKIVVSRNSLVEIPFCLLIRKNSEYVSIIPRFNNILKLLKKNGTYQVMFKKYFSEAMKIPEGVQERSF, from the coding sequence ATGAAAAAGGACTCAAAATATTTTTTTATGATGTTTTTCGGGCTCATTCTTCTGGCCTTTGTTTTCCAGTCCGGAGTGATAGCCGCCGGTCAGAAAAGGCCTTTTAAATGGATGGATGACGAAGACTACAACCCTTTCATCTATAAGACGGTTGATGGGAAACCAGCAGGTTTTTACAAGGATCTCATGGTAGAGGTTTTCAGACGTATGGATGTGCCTCTGCAATGTGAGGTCTATCCATGGAAAAGAGCACAGAAATACGTGGAAGAAGGGATTGGCGACGGGATGGTCACGACCCTTACGAAAACACGAACTAAACTGTTTATTGCAACTGAGCCCCTGTTTATAAACAGTGAAAGAGTCTTTACCAGAAAGGATAATCCGAGAATCAGAGAAATTATGGCGGTTGATTCCATTGAAGGATTAAAACCATTTAAGATTGTTGAAACAATCGGTTCGGGCTGGGCCGAAGAACATTTTAAAGATTTGAATATTGAATGGGCCCCGACGTATACCTCAGCCCTGAACATGCTGGCCAATGGCCGCGTAGATGCCTATATCCTGGGTTATTATCCCGGCATGGCAGATATTGTTGAGCGGATCAATAACAAGGTGCACTACAGTGAAAAGTTAAAAAAAATCGTGGTGAGTCGGAACTCACTTGTCGAAATACCTTTCTGCCTGTTGATCCGAAAAAATTCAGAGTACGTGAGCATTATCCCCCGTTTTAACAACATCTTGAAACTGTTAAAGAAAAATGGAACATACCAGGTTATGTTTAAGAAGTACTTCTCCGAAGCCATGAAAATTCCCGAGGGGGTGCAGGAAAGGAGTTTTTAA
- a CDS encoding PAS domain-containing protein: METLSVQSTADRPEEEIARKLGPYHYLYTILEETPNGVVVIGLNHRIVHANPAARRFLDIPDKAFEGLTLQEVLGQNNRTLLNVILEAFAAPPGKFKKIRHEMEVTENGERSILDAVIVYPPASPDYYLLYLIDITQQKKLEGELRRRNAFFHNLIDSSVDGIIAADMKGNIMLFNKGAQELLGYDEQTSLQLHVTGLYREGALMN; the protein is encoded by the coding sequence GTGGAAACGCTTTCCGTTCAATCAACAGCAGACAGGCCGGAAGAAGAAATTGCCCGGAAACTGGGACCGTATCACTATCTCTATACAATTCTGGAAGAGACTCCCAACGGGGTAGTTGTGATTGGCCTGAACCATCGGATAGTTCATGCGAATCCTGCTGCAAGACGATTTCTTGACATTCCTGACAAGGCGTTTGAAGGATTGACGCTGCAGGAAGTTCTCGGTCAGAATAATCGTACTCTTCTCAACGTCATCCTCGAAGCGTTTGCCGCTCCACCCGGGAAGTTCAAAAAAATACGGCACGAAATGGAGGTGACGGAAAACGGTGAACGATCCATCCTTGATGCGGTAATCGTTTATCCTCCGGCATCCCCTGATTATTATCTGCTTTATCTTATTGATATTACACAGCAGAAAAAACTGGAAGGGGAGCTGCGCCGCAGAAACGCCTTTTTCCATAATCTCATTGATTCTTCGGTGGACGGTATTATTGCCGCGGATATGAAGGGTAATATCATGCTCTTCAACAAGGGAGCCCAGGAACTGCTCGGTTACGATGAACAGACAAGCCTGCAGTTGCATGTGACCGGTCTGTACCGGGAAGGGGCGCTTATGAACTGA
- a CDS encoding sensor histidine kinase, with protein MRSDDCGGKGRLLRHKLAVKHKDGHDIPVSFSGGIIYDQDQEIATFGLFTDLRALKQIEEDLEQTHNMLMQSEKMAGLGRLAAGVAHEINNPMSGIMLYANLIQEELGDDHHLNEDLQTIIREAERCKVIVADLLEFSHQTNYEMNPVALNDVIHKTITVLQHQPIFHNIEVIMELEENLPAIYGNSIRLNQVVMNIIVNGAQAMEGNGKLHILSRCRANHDINEIRISDSGPGIPDDLLEKIFDPFFTTKATGEGTGLGLSVSYAIVKEHKGSIRVNSSPESGTTFILRFPVVMDTLTGENND; from the coding sequence ATGCGCAGTGATGATTGCGGGGGAAAAGGGCGACTGCTTCGCCATAAACTGGCGGTAAAACACAAGGATGGTCATGATATCCCGGTTTCCTTTTCCGGCGGAATCATTTACGACCAGGATCAGGAAATTGCCACCTTCGGCCTGTTTACTGATCTTCGCGCGCTTAAACAGATAGAGGAAGATCTCGAGCAGACCCATAATATGCTGATGCAGTCGGAGAAAATGGCAGGATTGGGCCGTCTGGCGGCCGGCGTAGCCCATGAGATCAACAACCCCATGTCCGGAATCATGCTCTATGCCAACCTGATCCAGGAAGAACTGGGAGATGATCATCACCTGAATGAGGATCTTCAGACCATCATCCGCGAAGCGGAGCGCTGCAAAGTCATTGTCGCTGATCTGCTGGAATTTTCCCATCAGACAAACTACGAGATGAATCCGGTGGCTCTGAACGATGTGATACATAAGACCATCACAGTGCTGCAGCACCAGCCGATTTTTCATAATATTGAAGTCATTATGGAGCTGGAAGAAAACCTTCCCGCCATTTATGGCAACTCCATTCGCCTGAATCAGGTAGTGATGAATATCATCGTCAATGGTGCCCAGGCCATGGAAGGTAACGGGAAACTGCATATTCTCAGCAGGTGCAGGGCCAATCATGATATCAACGAAATCAGGATCAGCGATTCAGGGCCGGGAATTCCCGATGATCTGCTGGAGAAAATATTTGATCCATTTTTTACCACAAAGGCCACGGGGGAAGGAACCGGACTGGGACTCTCTGTTTCCTACGCTATTGTCAAGGAACATAAAGGGAGTATCCGGGTCAATTCTTCACCGGAGTCCGGAACGACCTTTATTCTTCGCTTTCCCGTTGTCATGGACACACTGACTGGAGAAAACAATGACTGA
- a CDS encoding 4Fe-4S dicluster domain-containing protein, whose protein sequence is MTDTIICPEDRNRKFLEKLGRRGIDVQACFQCGRCSAGCPVGEFFDLNVMEVVRLASYGMEEPLLNCHTIWLCAACETCATRCPNDIEIAGLMDVIREIALRKGIKPAEPRVPIFHKSFLKSISKWGRAYEIGMIGGYKLSSGDLFGDMKLGLNMFLKGKLKLTPHSIEGKSEIRQIFSGKGKEYDR, encoded by the coding sequence ATGACTGATACCATCATTTGCCCGGAGGATCGGAACAGGAAATTTCTCGAAAAACTCGGCAGGAGAGGGATTGACGTCCAGGCCTGCTTCCAGTGCGGGCGTTGCTCCGCAGGGTGTCCCGTTGGTGAGTTTTTTGATCTCAATGTTATGGAAGTGGTCAGGCTTGCCTCATATGGTATGGAGGAGCCTTTGCTTAACTGTCATACAATCTGGCTCTGTGCCGCATGCGAGACATGTGCCACCCGATGCCCCAACGACATTGAAATTGCGGGACTGATGGATGTGATTCGGGAAATTGCCCTGAGAAAAGGTATAAAACCGGCTGAACCCCGGGTGCCGATTTTTCATAAATCTTTTCTGAAATCCATCAGTAAATGGGGACGGGCCTATGAGATCGGTATGATCGGCGGGTATAAACTGAGTTCGGGAGACCTTTTTGGTGATATGAAGCTCGGTCTGAACATGTTTTTAAAGGGAAAACTGAAGCTGACTCCCCATTCAATCGAGGGAAAATCTGAAATCAGGCAGATATTTTCCGGCAAGGGAAAGGAGTATGACAGATGA
- a CDS encoding CoB--CoM heterodisulfide reductase iron-sulfur subunit B family protein — MKLSYYPGCSLEGTALDYDQSVRELCSRLDIELVDIFDWNCCGASSAHMTDHEVGIRLPMRNMMLAAEAGHDILVPCAACFQRLRAADIEMRTRPEYWDLSEYAPDIKIIHISSFLAAPDTLERIREKVTRPLDGLQVACYYGCLSLRHPHVTGAENWEMPVNLEKIVEAVGATAVKWSHRTECCSGSLTMARPDIARKLVSDIADSARRGGATAMVTDCPMCQANVESRQLDLGTGNELPVFFGTELIMAALSGEYPKKQQKVHLVSPDPLTACFSEQLPVEDSP; from the coding sequence ATGAAACTCTCATATTATCCAGGCTGTTCCCTTGAAGGAACGGCACTTGACTACGATCAGTCGGTAAGGGAACTCTGCAGTCGACTTGATATTGAGCTGGTTGATATTTTTGACTGGAATTGCTGTGGAGCCTCGTCTGCCCATATGACAGACCATGAGGTGGGGATACGTTTGCCCATGCGCAACATGATGCTGGCAGCAGAAGCGGGACACGATATCCTCGTACCTTGTGCCGCCTGTTTTCAGCGACTGCGTGCGGCGGACATTGAGATGCGGACACGACCGGAATATTGGGATCTGTCGGAATACGCACCGGATATCAAAATTATTCATATCAGTTCTTTTCTGGCTGCACCGGACACCCTGGAACGAATCAGGGAAAAGGTAACAAGGCCCCTGGATGGATTGCAGGTTGCCTGTTATTACGGTTGTCTTTCCCTGCGTCACCCCCATGTTACCGGGGCTGAAAACTGGGAGATGCCGGTCAATCTGGAGAAAATTGTTGAAGCTGTTGGAGCCACAGCTGTCAAATGGTCCCATCGTACCGAATGCTGTTCCGGCAGCCTGACCATGGCCCGGCCCGATATTGCGAGAAAACTGGTGAGCGATATCGCGGACAGTGCCCGTCGGGGAGGGGCCACGGCTATGGTGACAGACTGTCCCATGTGTCAGGCTAATGTGGAGAGTCGACAGCTTGACCTGGGAACAGGCAATGAGCTGCCGGTATTTTTCGGGACTGAATTGATAATGGCGGCCCTTTCCGGAGAGTATCCGAAGAAACAGCAGAAGGTTCATCTTGTTTCTCCAGATCCGCTTACTGCCTGTTTTTCCGAACAGTTACCCGTGGAGGATTCCCCATGA